The window GCCTGGGCGAGCGTCCTGTCGGAGCGCTCACCGGTCCGCCGGCGCAGGTCGGTCAGGTTCGCGGGAGAAAGCCGCACGAAGTGACCGCTCGGTTCCAGCATCGAAGACTCATCGCCCTTCAGAAGTGAGAAAATTGCCTGACCTGACCTGCTCAGGTGTGTCTAGCTGCCCTCGCGCCAGGCCTGCCACAGCCGCGCGTAGCCGCCGCCCAGGGCGACGAGTTCGTCATGGGTTCCCTGCTCCACCACGCGGCCGGCGTCCAGCACGGCGATCCGGTCGGCCGCCATCGCCTGTGTCAGGCGGTGCGCCACGAAGAGCGTGGTCCGCCCGGCGCAGGCGGCCAGCACGGCGCGTTCCAGCTCCGCGGCGCCCTCGCTGCCCGCCTCCGCGGTCGACTCGTCGAGCACCACCACAGGTGCCCGGCCTAGCACCAGCCGGGCCAGGGCGATCTGGGCGACCTTGGTGACGTCCAGCCGCTCCCCGCCCTCGCCGACGAGGGTGTCGAGCCCGTCGGGCAGGTCCGCGACCCACGCGTGGGCGCCGACCGTGCGCAGTGCGTCGGCGAGTTCGGTGTCGTCGGCCCCGGGTGCGGCGAGCCGCAGGTCGTCGGCGAGCGATCCGGAGAAGACGTGCGTCTCCTGCGTCAGGATGCTCACCAGGGCCCTCGAAGCCGCCTCGTCCAGACCGGCGAGGTCCTGCGAGCCGATGTGGACCGATCCGGACTCAGGGGTACCGATGCCGGCGATCAGCGCGGCGAGCGTCGACTTCCCGGCGCCCGTCGCGCCCACCAGGGCCAGCGAGCCGCCGGACGGGATCGTCAGGTCGACGTCCACGAGGACCGGGTTCTCGGTGTCCGGGTAACGGAAGGTCAGTCCCCGGACGGTGACCGGGTACGGCGTGGTCCGGCGCGCCTTCGTCACGGAGTCGTCGCCGACCAGCCGGGACTCCGAGGTCTCCCCCAGCACTCCGACCAGCCGGGTCAGGCTCGCACCCGACTTCTGCGCCTCGTCGAAGGTGAACATGATGGCGCCCAGGGGTGTGAACAGCCGGTGGAACATGAGCGGGGCGGCCGACACCTCGCCCAGGGTGGCGGCGTCGCCCTCCAGGAGGGCGTATCCCACCACGAGGATGAGGACCAGTCCGATGAACTCGGCGCGGTTCTCCCTGCCGACGAAGCGGCCGAAGAAGCGGAAGACCTCCACGCCGAGGTCCCGGACCCGCCAGGACTCGGCGGTGACCTTCTCGCGGACGGCGCCCTCCAGACGGTAGGCCCGGACGGTGTCGATGCCGTTCAGTCCGCTGATCAGCGCCTGCGCACGGTCGGCCTGGGCCACCCGCTGCTCGCGGTAGAGCGGGGCGGACCGGGGAAGGTACCAGCGCAGGGCGAGGGCGTAGGCGGGGAGCGCGCCGGCTCCGGCCAGGCCGAGCCGCCAGTCCAGCCCGAACATGCCGACGGTGGCGATGGCGACGAGGACCCCGGCGGTGAACACCGTGGGGATCGCGCTGCGGATTCCCCGGGACAGCACGGCCACGTCGTCGCCGACCCGGGACAGCACGTCCCCTCTGCCGACCTGTTCGATCCGGGCGCTCGGCATGCCGAGCACGGCGCGTACCGCGTTCTCGCGCAGCCGCGCGAGCAGGTCGGCCCCGAGCCGCCCGATGAGGTACGTCGACAGGGCCGTCGCCGCCGCGCCGAGCAGCGCGGCGGCACCCAGCAGGACCCCGACCGTGACGAGGGACGAGCCTGACGCGCCGTCGACGACGCCGTCGACGACCTGTCCGAGCAGCAGGACGGGGAGCACCTGGAGTGCCGCCCCGGCCACCGTCGTCAGGACGGTGGCCGCGGTCAGCCAGGGGACCTCGCGGCAGTGCGCCGCGACCCACCGGGTGGCCTCGCGCCCGGACGCGGTGCGCAGGGCCACCGGAGCGGGGCGCGTGTCCGTGGTGCTC is drawn from Streptomyces sp. NBC_00178 and contains these coding sequences:
- a CDS encoding ABC transporter ATP-binding protein; translation: MSTTDTRPAPVALRTASGREATRWVAAHCREVPWLTAATVLTTVAGAALQVLPVLLLGQVVDGVVDGASGSSLVTVGVLLGAAALLGAAATALSTYLIGRLGADLLARLRENAVRAVLGMPSARIEQVGRGDVLSRVGDDVAVLSRGIRSAIPTVFTAGVLVAIATVGMFGLDWRLGLAGAGALPAYALALRWYLPRSAPLYREQRVAQADRAQALISGLNGIDTVRAYRLEGAVREKVTAESWRVRDLGVEVFRFFGRFVGRENRAEFIGLVLILVVGYALLEGDAATLGEVSAAPLMFHRLFTPLGAIMFTFDEAQKSGASLTRLVGVLGETSESRLVGDDSVTKARRTTPYPVTVRGLTFRYPDTENPVLVDVDLTIPSGGSLALVGATGAGKSTLAALIAGIGTPESGSVHIGSQDLAGLDEAASRALVSILTQETHVFSGSLADDLRLAAPGADDTELADALRTVGAHAWVADLPDGLDTLVGEGGERLDVTKVAQIALARLVLGRAPVVVLDESTAEAGSEGAAELERAVLAACAGRTTLFVAHRLTQAMAADRIAVLDAGRVVEQGTHDELVALGGGYARLWQAWREGS